In a single window of the Sporichthya brevicatena genome:
- a CDS encoding ABC transporter substrate-binding protein produces MRDRVFLSRRKSVVAALLTPLVLASCGHRLDDAELGLGDGVAVTQDGGAAVGAVGDSGAAPAGTGAGAGTSGAAAPGVTAPQTGGGTAGPSQGSTAGTGNAGGSAVAPGGGKSSTAGGGASASGGSSAPCAKTLDPILLGQNGTFSGFLQGSLQGFRPGLAAWAADVNSRGGVQCHPVKLFQVDDGSNPAKTVSNTKDLIENKKVVAMVAAVVPFNITSYRSVVDPAGIPTIGGDNVDSQWGQDPLIYPTGVTLLPGMALAMKASAERTGLKKFAVVYCVEAAPCAQANQQAKNLAEAAGVQIVNQQSISLTQTDYTSNCQTAKNAGAESVLAVFDSSALQRFFRSCAAIGYYPPSATIGLAVGAAAAADPNVRKSTVTVTPVNAPHFNTFTPGVADFVRVMKRYAPGVELDSSSMSAYTAGRLFEAALAKVASEARSGPVTTAMILKGLNSIKNERLDGLVAAPLTFKAGEPHPAQPCAYITVVLANGIADPSKGKASCLAKNLTANGAQSGAASPHQAPASEAKTYLRPAATATRQGRRVA; encoded by the coding sequence GTGCGCGACAGGGTGTTTCTCTCGCGGCGCAAGTCGGTTGTCGCCGCCTTGCTGACCCCGCTTGTACTGGCCTCGTGCGGCCACCGGCTGGACGACGCCGAACTCGGTCTCGGTGACGGAGTCGCGGTGACCCAGGACGGCGGGGCTGCCGTCGGCGCCGTCGGCGACTCGGGAGCCGCTCCGGCCGGCACTGGCGCCGGCGCGGGAACGTCCGGCGCGGCTGCCCCGGGCGTCACCGCTCCGCAGACGGGCGGCGGAACCGCAGGTCCGTCCCAGGGGAGCACCGCCGGCACCGGCAATGCGGGTGGCTCGGCCGTGGCACCGGGCGGCGGGAAGAGCAGTACCGCGGGCGGTGGCGCGTCAGCCTCGGGTGGATCGAGCGCGCCGTGCGCGAAGACGCTCGACCCGATCCTTCTCGGGCAGAACGGCACCTTCAGTGGTTTCCTTCAGGGCTCGCTTCAGGGCTTCCGCCCTGGCCTCGCCGCTTGGGCCGCTGACGTCAACTCGCGCGGCGGCGTGCAGTGCCACCCGGTGAAGCTCTTCCAGGTCGACGACGGGTCCAACCCCGCCAAGACGGTGTCCAACACCAAGGACCTGATCGAGAACAAGAAGGTCGTGGCCATGGTGGCCGCGGTCGTGCCCTTCAACATCACCTCCTACCGGTCCGTGGTCGATCCGGCAGGCATCCCGACCATCGGCGGCGACAACGTCGACTCCCAGTGGGGCCAGGATCCGCTGATCTATCCGACTGGTGTGACCCTCCTGCCCGGTATGGCGCTGGCGATGAAGGCCTCGGCCGAGCGGACCGGGCTGAAGAAGTTCGCGGTCGTGTACTGCGTGGAAGCTGCGCCCTGCGCCCAGGCGAATCAGCAGGCGAAGAATCTCGCCGAGGCGGCGGGCGTGCAGATTGTCAACCAGCAGTCCATCTCCTTGACACAGACCGACTACACCTCGAACTGCCAGACCGCCAAGAACGCCGGTGCTGAATCGGTGCTCGCGGTGTTCGACTCCTCGGCCTTGCAGCGGTTCTTCCGTTCGTGCGCGGCGATCGGCTACTACCCGCCGTCGGCCACGATCGGTCTGGCTGTGGGCGCCGCGGCGGCGGCGGACCCGAACGTGCGCAAGTCGACGGTCACCGTTACCCCGGTGAACGCGCCGCACTTCAATACCTTCACCCCTGGTGTGGCCGACTTCGTGCGGGTGATGAAGCGCTACGCGCCGGGTGTCGAGCTGGACAGCTCGTCCATGTCCGCCTACACGGCGGGGCGCCTCTTCGAGGCGGCGCTGGCCAAGGTCGCCTCTGAGGCGCGAAGTGGGCCGGTCACCACCGCGATGATCCTCAAGGGCCTGAACAGCATCAAGAACGAGCGTCTGGATGGTCTGGTGGCAGCGCCGCTGACGTTCAAGGCGGGCGAACCGCACCCGGCGCAGCCGTGCGCCTACATCACGGTCGTGCTTGCGAACGGCATCGCGGACCCGTCCAAGGGCAAGGCGTCCTGCCTGGCCAAGAACCTGACCGCGAATGGTGCGCAATCGGGCGCCGCCTCCCCGCATCAGGCGCCGGCCAGTGAGGCGAAGACCTATCTGCGACCCGCCGCAACGGCGACGCGCCAGGGGAGGCGAGTGGCATGA
- a CDS encoding PaaI family thioesterase, with protein sequence MKTPANVGTIAGDAERIPLACLLCRRNAAASTNDKGRHMVQQLPPHAVAPGVVDGFADLVTSARDFVDALCASEAPEDLQRGVAQTLRSAAAELRSHTVDRDEAPAGRRPDLPGQGHPLLPAVVVTELCEGRVRAEVTFGAAHHGSGGAVHGGVIPLVYDDVLGRLAARSVVPVARTRSLEVSYEAVTPVARRLYIEGWIDELNGRKIFTSGCMSDGTRVLTTAKGFFVALRPGQP encoded by the coding sequence GTGAAGACGCCAGCGAATGTCGGCACGATTGCGGGAGACGCGGAACGAATTCCGTTGGCGTGTCTACTGTGTCGCCGCAACGCCGCCGCTTCGACGAATGACAAGGGACGTCATATGGTCCAGCAACTCCCTCCCCATGCGGTCGCTCCGGGCGTCGTGGACGGCTTCGCCGACCTGGTGACTTCGGCGCGCGACTTCGTGGATGCGCTGTGCGCGTCCGAGGCACCCGAGGATCTGCAACGCGGGGTCGCTCAGACCTTGCGATCCGCCGCCGCGGAGCTCCGCTCCCACACCGTGGACCGGGACGAGGCGCCGGCAGGGCGCCGGCCGGATCTCCCGGGCCAGGGCCACCCCCTCCTGCCGGCGGTCGTCGTCACCGAGCTGTGCGAAGGTCGCGTCCGCGCGGAGGTGACGTTCGGAGCCGCGCATCACGGCAGCGGAGGAGCCGTGCACGGCGGCGTGATCCCTCTAGTCTACGACGACGTCCTCGGCCGCCTTGCCGCACGCAGCGTCGTCCCTGTCGCCCGGACGCGTTCGTTGGAGGTGAGTTACGAAGCGGTCACCCCGGTCGCTCGCAGGCTTTACATCGAGGGGTGGATCGACGAGCTCAACGGACGGAAGATCTTCACCTCGGGCTGCATGAGCGACGGCACCCGTGTGCTCACCACGGCCAAGGGTTTCTTCGTCGCCCTCCGTCCCGGCCAGCCCTGA
- a CDS encoding ABC transporter permease — MNEYLPYLIFGLTAGSIYGISAMGLVLTYKTSGVFNFAHGAVSAVSAYVFYECCQVRGLPWPIAGFIAVFVFGPLAGLILERMAVQLAKVTVANRIVATVGLLVCILALAGIYYGPNSTFVFESFLPSEAAFTISGVAVSWDNVVNLAFGIALAVALWLFFTFSRLGLQMRAVADDPDLLDVAGVAPAQVRRLAWVIGSMLAALSGVLFASAQGQLDINLLSLLVVQAFGAAAIARFTSLPMAFVGGIIVGLAQKIVAKLIVGHDQLQGIDLNVPFIVLFIFLLVASKNSLVEAGRTIKAQAPRPSLFPPQVRTVGYAALAVFALFVPHFGFVGSHLTAWSQAVAAMVLFLSLGLLVRTSGQISLCHIAFAAIGASTFAHTQSDGLPWVVSVLLAGIAVVPLAALIAIPAIRLSGLFLGLATLGFGIFIAQYAYPKSYMLGGGVIQTPRPQFWGMEDDKRYYYLLLAVTVLAIALVVSIERSRFGRLLRGLGDSPTALVTVGVSINVTRALVFCVAGFLAGISGATTASLFRSSSIDTYNYVQSLLLLAVLAISGRRTVPSAVVASLLLYVVPNYLDNATAGYWLQFGFGFFAIVAACASSGGVGRWIDRLTAISGAAPDAGSGVPAPGEPTSRLAARTGDVSRVSVRRDRVRRGDSERERVLAGAGADEGRH, encoded by the coding sequence ATGAACGAGTACCTGCCGTATCTGATCTTCGGCCTGACGGCCGGCTCGATCTACGGCATCTCCGCTATGGGTCTGGTCCTGACCTACAAGACCTCCGGCGTGTTCAACTTCGCGCACGGCGCCGTGAGCGCGGTCAGCGCGTACGTGTTCTACGAGTGCTGTCAGGTCCGTGGGCTTCCGTGGCCGATCGCCGGTTTCATCGCGGTGTTCGTCTTCGGCCCGCTCGCCGGACTGATCCTGGAACGTATGGCGGTCCAGCTCGCCAAGGTCACGGTCGCCAACCGGATCGTGGCTACCGTCGGTCTGCTGGTGTGCATCCTGGCCCTGGCCGGGATCTACTACGGCCCGAACTCGACGTTCGTCTTCGAGAGCTTTCTGCCGAGCGAGGCGGCGTTCACCATCTCCGGCGTCGCGGTCAGCTGGGACAACGTGGTCAACCTGGCTTTCGGCATCGCGCTAGCCGTCGCGCTGTGGTTGTTCTTCACCTTCAGCCGGCTGGGTCTGCAGATGCGGGCCGTCGCCGACGACCCGGATCTGCTCGACGTCGCTGGCGTTGCACCGGCACAGGTGCGTCGGCTGGCGTGGGTAATCGGCTCCATGCTCGCCGCTCTGTCCGGCGTGCTGTTCGCTTCCGCCCAAGGGCAGCTCGACATCAACCTGCTTTCGCTGCTGGTCGTGCAGGCCTTCGGCGCGGCGGCAATCGCCCGCTTCACCAGCCTGCCGATGGCCTTCGTCGGCGGCATCATTGTCGGTCTGGCCCAGAAGATCGTGGCCAAGTTGATCGTGGGACACGATCAATTGCAGGGCATCGACCTGAACGTGCCGTTCATCGTGCTGTTCATCTTCCTGCTGGTCGCCTCGAAGAACTCGCTGGTCGAAGCGGGACGCACCATCAAGGCCCAGGCCCCGCGGCCCAGCCTGTTCCCGCCCCAGGTCCGCACGGTCGGCTACGCAGCCCTCGCGGTCTTCGCGTTGTTCGTGCCGCACTTCGGCTTCGTCGGGTCTCACCTGACCGCTTGGAGCCAGGCGGTCGCGGCCATGGTTCTGTTCCTTTCGCTCGGTCTGCTGGTCCGGACCTCCGGTCAGATCTCCCTGTGTCACATCGCCTTCGCGGCGATCGGCGCCAGTACGTTCGCGCACACCCAGTCCGACGGGCTGCCGTGGGTGGTCTCCGTGCTGCTCGCCGGCATTGCCGTGGTGCCCCTCGCGGCATTGATCGCCATCCCCGCCATCCGTCTGTCCGGACTCTTCCTCGGCCTGGCGACTCTCGGGTTCGGCATCTTCATCGCCCAGTACGCGTACCCGAAGAGTTACATGCTGGGCGGCGGCGTGATCCAGACCCCGCGCCCGCAGTTCTGGGGCATGGAGGACGACAAGCGGTACTACTACCTGCTGCTCGCCGTCACCGTGCTCGCGATCGCGCTCGTCGTGTCGATCGAGCGCTCGCGCTTCGGACGCCTGCTGCGCGGCCTCGGTGACTCGCCCACGGCGCTGGTCACCGTCGGAGTGAGTATCAACGTCACTCGCGCGTTGGTCTTCTGCGTGGCGGGCTTCCTGGCCGGCATCAGCGGGGCGACGACGGCCTCGTTGTTCCGGAGTTCCAGTATCGACACCTACAACTACGTCCAGTCCCTGCTGCTGCTGGCCGTGCTGGCGATCTCGGGACGGCGCACGGTGCCCTCAGCGGTCGTCGCATCGCTCCTGCTCTACGTGGTTCCGAACTATCTCGACAACGCCACGGCCGGGTACTGGCTGCAGTTCGGCTTCGGCTTCTTCGCGATTGTGGCCGCCTGCGCGTCCTCCGGCGGTGTCGGAAGGTGGATCGATCGACTCACGGCGATCTCCGGCGCGGCGCCGGACGCGGGCAGTGGTGTGCCGGCACCGGGTGAGCCGACGTCACGCTTGGCGGCCCGCACCGGCGACGTGTC